The Acropora muricata isolate sample 2 chromosome 4, ASM3666990v1, whole genome shotgun sequence genome contains the following window.
AGGATTGAGAGCATCTCGTGGATTCAATGCCGTTTAAGAAGAAACATTAACAACAGCATGTCTCTGTTGCTGTGCGTTTACGCCTATGAAAGGACAAGAAGAACAGGGAAAATCCCGGCAAAAGTGCCATGAGTTTTGGGTCGTCTCACTCGGTAAGCGACCATGGCGGCGATGAATCTTTTCAGCGACTCTCTGTCAAGCAAATCTCGCCAAGCGATGTTCAGAGGAACGTTAGAACTATAAAGAAAGCGTTCAAAAGTTTCCATCTGAATCAAAATACTTGTCTTAATCCTCAACATGATGCAGAGAGTTTTAACCATTTTGAACAAGGTGTTCGACTTGGTGAGATTTATACCGATATCAGCAGGAAATTTGTTGAACGCTCAAAGATTGTGTTAAAGAGGGAGTGCTTAGTTCGGCTTCAAGCGTTTTCAGAGTTTGTCACAGAGCTAGAAGAATCGGTAGAAAACTACACATCATTGCTACTAAATGATCGAAAACTGTCCGTCGAGACTTTTCCTTTCAAAGTTGAACGATTTCATGACATTTGCCAGAAGGCGAAAACGCACTGCTCCCATGAAATGGCGATAAGAAAGATGGTATCCGAAGATGTTTGGATTTGCAAATCATTATCTGATATGCAGGACGATTTGAACATGGTTCATAAAACTCTTCATCGACAACGAGAAATGTCTTTTTCGCTTATCAGCAGCATTTTGTGGTGTGTTTTGCGCATTGTCAAAAAATGGGATTGGCGTTTAAGTCCGCAAGCACTGAGCGCTCTTTGCCAGGGAATTGAAGACTACAATCGCCTTATTGAATTTGTGAAAAGCTTCGAGAAAGAAAATGGACTGCCTGGTTTTAGCGAAGCGAGGCAGTGTTCAAAACTAAGTTTAGATGCATTTTTAAGCCCAGCTGTTTCTATGTGGAGTGATGTTTGTTTATTGCCTTTGAGCAAACTAACGAATAGCATCGCCTCTGTGCGCTCTAAAGTATTGGCTTGTCatgtttgtaaatttttaagtgAACATGAAGAGGTAACAAGGGCAGTGAGGTACGACTCTGTTACTAACTTTGAATGGAACGACTTTGGTGTTGCTTTGTATGGAGGTGGGACCAGATctgaaaatgctatgaaaaagGGAATACTTACAGTTTTGAACCGAAACCAAATCCCCCTTTTAAAACTTGACCCAGACTCCCAGCTACCACTGTTTTACTCACAGGAGCAGGCATTTCTGAGCAATTTAACATCACAGCTCACAAAGTCAACTTCACTTATCATGGGTCATCAGGTCATTGGAGAGAGAAAAACTGTCATTCTTCCTTCAATTGAAAACTTAAAAGATAATGCCACAGCCATGGAGGAAACAGGACATGACAAAAAAGGGATGAATTCCCCTGTGTCTCATTCAGAGGGACATGGTATTCTGAAACATTCCACTGGGTATGGATCACCACGTCTTAACAAGCGCGTGCAGTGGAATGCTCCTTTAGATGCAGAAACTATGAAACAAATTCAGACTCAATATGATGGAATACTTTGGTCCAGCTTTGGAAGGGAATTAATTAATACGTTATCAGAATATCCTGAATTCTCCAACAAGTTAAAAGACTATTCATTTGGGCCGCTATTTCTTTGGTCTGATTTCTTCACGATGGTGAATGTACGGATGTTAGAGTCATTACGTCTTTCTGGTAGGTAAAAAAACAGTCTTACTAAGATTTTTGCCAGACCTATTTGTGCTGGTTTCTTTGGTTAGGCTGCATCACTAACTCTTTCATGCAGGGTGAATTGTATGTCTAAATCAAAAATCTGGATtgcatttaaaattcaaaatatgtAGGTAGGCAGGTTGGACAGGAGGTCAGAGCACATATCTTGAAATCCATAGACGATTCTTTGATCCCTCGCTGCTGGGCGGAGGTAGAGGGGGAATTGGAGAAAGGATGGGTGAGGCACTTTTTTCTTCCAGTTCCTGCCCTTTTTGGCATTACCTTGCTTTTTGTTGACGCTAAACATTTGAGAAAGAGcaagcattattttttttcatatttgtcaGTTTTGTCAGTTCCTGTCACTATATGAAATATTAACTGCAATTTTGAAAGATGGCCAAATATGCActcaaaatacattttaaatattattatagatAAGATTGATTTCTGAATTGCCATTTCAAATGGTTTCATTCAGATTAGGAAGAATTAATAATACATTATGTCACCAGTTTCAAGCCAAGTCATTTTTTCAAAAGTAAGTGATAAAAGTGGTCTATTTTAAGTGAATGAAATTGGATCCATGAGGTTGTGCAAC
Protein-coding sequences here:
- the LOC136913380 gene encoding uncharacterized protein isoform X1, whose translation is MSFGSSHSVSDHGGDESFQRLSVKQISPSDVQRNVRTIKKAFKSFHLNQNTCLNPQHDAESFNHFEQGVRLGEIYTDISRKFVERSKIVLKRECLVRLQAFSEFVTELEESVENYTSLLLNDRKLSVETFPFKVERFHDICQKAKTHCSHEMAIRKMVSEDVWICKSLSDMQDDLNMVHKTLHRQREMSFSLISSILWCVLRIVKKWDWRLSPQALSALCQGIEDYNRLIEFVKSFEKENGLPGFSEARQCSKLSLDAFLSPAVSMWSDVCLLPLSKLTNSIASVRSKVLACHVCKFLSEHEEVTRAVRYDSVTNFEWNDFGVALYGGGTRSENAMKKGILTVLNRNQIPLLKLDPDSQLPLFYSQEQAFLSNLTSQLTKSTSLIMGHQVIGERKTVILPSIENLKDNATAMEETGHDKKGMNSPVSHSEGHGILKHSTGYGSPRLNKRVQWNAPLDAETMKQIQTQYDGILWSSFGRELINTLSEYPEFSNKLKDYSFGPLFLWSDFFTMVNVRMLESLRLSGCLPVGGNISLHVVSCYLHCFASASSWDSAFCRLLGTSQTDKCRLNDNVKGGVPGTQTVRSMIALFDPLSSIFEMTSYWKQPLSQSEGHACKIVRSTAVTLPQSFCRLRALLSFSLNWFNTKLLHFLASWSLQQYLLITQWDLLIFLESVKKTFNLVQLLCVVHEDSSSWNSISLHYQQVQELVSKLEGLVKKSWALFSKDLTKMSSEFFQEAMPTGKNWKKSRQSGTPYQRNFYVEHAVCQILEPVVESTQRLPTESRLNVLTVAVNTMMEAWSNWILKQEIIFSFNGAHQLSLDFGYIKIWLASDSSNLSSEMQSHLLNLDVFRHLEGAVRLLMLQPRKKRPSPSDNDDTELESNISTMSSSSVLSSFSGVDIDSYDLDVLNDKSIPNSQKWLDLRLRGGKSKKGLLPFCLKVGLCGRTLQGRIRRTSKDKPRANCSCVN
- the LOC136913380 gene encoding uncharacterized protein isoform X2 is translated as MSFGSSHSVSDHGGDESFQRLSVKQISPSDVQRNVRTIKKAFKSFHLNQNTCLNPQHDAESFNHFEQGVRLGEIYTDISRKFVERSKIVLKRECLVRLQAFSEFVTELEESVENYTSLLLNDRKLSVETFPFKVERFHDICQKAKTHCSHEMAIRKMVSEDVWICKSLSDMQDDLNMVHKTLHRQREMSFSLISSILWCVLRIVKKWDWRLSPQALSALCQGIEDYNRLIEFVKSFEKENGLPGFSEARQCSKLSLDAFLSPAVSMWSDVCLLPLSKLTNSIASVRSKVLACHVCKFLSEHEEVTRAVRYDSVTNFEWNDFGVALYGGGTRSENAMKKGILTVLNRNQIPLLKLDPDSQLPLFYSQEQAFLSNLTSQLTKSTSLIMGHQVIGERKTVILPSIENLKDNATAMEETGHDKKGMNSPVSHSEGHGILKHSTGYGSPRLNKRVQWNAPLDAETMKQIQTQYDGILWSSFGRELINTLSEYPEFSNKLKDYSFGPLFLWSDFFTMVNVRMLESLRLSGCLPVGGNISLHVVSCYLHCFASASSWDSAFCRLLGTSQTDKCRLNDNVKGGVPGTQTVRSMIALFDPLSSIFEMTSYWKQPLSQSEGHACKIVRSTAVTLPQSFCRLRALLSFSLNWFNTKLLHFLASWSLQQYLLITQWDLLIFLESVKKTFNLVQLLCVVHEDSSSWNSISLHYQQVQELVSKLEGLVKKSWALFSKDLTKMSSEFFQEAMPTGKNWKKSRQSGTPYQRNFYVEHAVCQILEPVVESTQRLPTESRLNVLTVAVNTMMEAWSNWILKQEIIFSFNGAHQLSLDFGYIKIWLASDSSNLSSEMQSHLLNLDVFRHLEGAVRLLMLQPRKKRPSPSDNDDTELESNISTMSSSSVLSSFSGVDIDSYDLDVLNDKSIPNSQKWLDLRLRGGKSKKGLLPFCLKVQEMK